In Spea bombifrons isolate aSpeBom1 chromosome 9, aSpeBom1.2.pri, whole genome shotgun sequence, the genomic stretch CCTGTCCAGAAACTCCCAGTTTGGAgagaaacagtaaaaaaagaaaaatcaaaaggAGAAAAGGTAAGATTTCTTCATATTCTTAAGGAATACATTTGGGAAACACTGATTCATGTAACAGACGCTATtcataaatgtcatattttcaAGCCGTAACTTCCTCTGGTTGTTTACTTTGAAAaagcgcatatatatataatatatatattattgtgacgCCTGCTTACgtgttgctttttatttctaaagaaCGCTCTCAAGTGGACCAGCTTTTAAGTATCTCCTTAAGAGAAGAAGAGCTCAACAACTCTCTGTTGGGTGTGGAAAATAGCCTTCAACAGGCTCGTACTGCTCTGCAAAATGCATATATAGAAGTCCAGCGCCTAATGGTTGTAAAACAGAAGGTATGGTGTTGTCTTTATTTTGTCTATCAACCAATATATGCCTTTAGTAATGTTAGTTACATTAGAACACAAACCACTATCAACCAGGGTACCCATTGTACAgggatgctgtgtgtgtgtatatatataatgggtcAAGTCATGGGGTAATTTTAATGCAGTAAGTGTATATCGTATGTGGGAATTGGTTCCGTCGTCCTGAATTTTTACTGTCGCTCCCTTAAAACGCACATCAAATAAATAACCGTTCTCCCCGCTTTCTGTCTTCTGCGCAGCTGGCCTTGGAAATGAGCACCATGAGGACACAGAGAATACAGATCCTGCAGGGACTTCAGCAAGGTGAGACCGTGCTTAGACTCGCATGTGTGTGCGCGCCGAGGTCTGCTCGGGGGGGGGAATATGTGATTTATTTGGAAAGGCTTTAAATATTGCTGGTCTCCCCCCCCATAGTCTCCCTTTGCTTTATACAAGGCTATCCAAGCTGCGGGGCCTTTATTTATGTCAGGAAGATGAAACCGCAGCCCACCCCCCCCTGCGAACTCTACTGTCGCTCCTCTCTAGTGTTTCCATGCTCAGCGGTCCTAGTGTGCCGTTTCTCCATTAAAAGAAGTCTAAACGTCTTCAGACTGATTTCATGTAATCAGGACTTCTAGCTGCCTGTCTTACTTGTTACTGTAACTACATTTCAAAGCcaggctttatttttaatgctcgtgttagtttaaaatatattgcatcGTTATTTAAGAATgtgttttagattgtaagctcccttGAGTCCTCATTGTTAAATAATCCAGTGCTTATTGTGTCCTGTTTTCCGGTTGCCCAGCTATGTAAACcaataatagtattttttgtaaAGACCCATaaaacttcctttttttttatctttaaacaGGATCTTCTGAACCAGCCAGCAAAATATCAAAGCAAGTTAACAGCCAAGAACCAGCAACACCGGTTGTCTCTCCTGgaagtttattttcttttctcctgGAGATGCCGTGCGTTGCTCCCCAGGCATCACCATCAGGTTCGGCCCTTCTAGATCCAGGCTGCGCGTTCACACCGCCTATGCCCCAGGCGTCCTCTGTCGCTGACACGTTCCCCGATTCATCAGGATCCATAAAACAGGAGCCAAACGCGCCTGAAATGGAGGAAGACAACATGGTCACCAGCCCAGATCAAGCTGACCCACCATGTGAAACCGATGGTATGGCGTTCTCATGAAACGTTTTAACGTACGTGCGTAAATGCGGAAGGATCGTTTTATGCAAAAATGGGTCCTGCGACCCAAAGCGGCTTCCTCTAATATCATAGAAAATGcttattcataataaaaaatgatccgTCCAGCCGATATCTAGCCCTCAGTAGTTTGTTCTGACAACTTGTcaccttttctccctttttaattaaaaaaagaaatgtttcttGGGTGAGATTTCTTcctttgtgttcattttggGCCACGTTCTCTTTACTAGGTGAAGCTTGCCGGAACTCTTCCGTATATCCGATCATTACGGCTACCATGTCTCTTTCGGAGCTAACCAGAGGTTTTCCCCAACTCGATATGCCTCTGTCCGTCGATCGGGCTACAAATTCAGATGTCCCGACGACTTCCGTGTCCTGTTCATCAACCAACATAGAACAAGCAACGGGCAGCTCTGAAATCCAGTCGCTCTTCCCAGAAAGACCGTCTCATAGCCAGCCGCAAGAAGCAAACAGCTGCTCGCCACGTCCGCCGGAAGAGCCACGAGCAGAATCGACTTTTAACGCGAGCGAGAATAAAGcgggcaagaaaaaaaagaaactgcgCAAGAAGAAGACATTGAAAGCCGTGCATGTTCCTGAGAACAGCGACACCGAGCAAGACACCTGGACCAGTAAACCAATACGGAAGATTAGGGGCTGGAAATTTTCAGACGATACTGCGGTCAGCACTTCGACACCCCTAGGCCAAGAGCTTGGGCGTATATCGGAGAAGGGTGGAGGGAACTGTGACAGCGATTCCAGCGTCCAGCTGGTGGAGATTCCATGTCAAAAGTTGGAAGTGGTGCAGATAGACTCTGATTCTGACGACGACAAACCAGACAGCCCGTCCAAAATGGACGTCGTGAGCTCTATGGGCAGGAGTACGGAGGCGAATGACGAAGTGACGTCCACCAGTGAGCTCGGCTCAAATTACACGGAGGAACCCAAGTGAGTACGAGTATAAATCCCACACTTACTGATATCAAGTCAAACGGGAGCCACACGCAGGCGGTAGATAAGCTGTATTTCCTACGAGCTTTTCCTAACTATTACGTAGATGTGTCTTTTGATCATATGTAAAAGCTCTTTGAGATGAAGGTGTTTCAGACGCACCCACTGACTACCAACTAAAGtgctaaaaaatattaacaaaaaaaacaatattctgtTAGTTGGTTTCTTCCTTTCAATGGCTTCTTATACTGGCCTTTATTTCGTAGGCCCGCTAACcagatttcttttattcttcTGTAACTTTTTACACTTTCCTTCCTTAGCAGTGTGCCCATTAATCGAAGAGTATCGCTCACCAGGTCAAAGAATTCCTCGGGTTAGTATTTCGTtcaaactagggctgcaacaactaatcgataataatcgataatgaaattcgttggcaacgaatttcattatcgattagttgaatcgattattatcgattataaaatgagggttttttcagagcaaacgctctgaaaaatccccctcattatataatccgtttagtctgactcaccgtctcacagcagcagctcctacttactccccctccctgtaatcactgtgacaactggccccgccccttccttctccaggccagaaccacatggctgtgacactcatctaactgtaagtatatgtatatatatgtgtgtatatatatatatatatatatatatatatatatatatatgtgtgtatatatatatatgtgtgtgtatatatgtgtatatatatataatatgtatatatgtgtatatatatataatatgtatatgtgtgtatatatatttgggctactgaaagttaggggaggtgggggttaatttaggggcagttatggttagtggggtgtttagggttaatttaggggcagttatggttaattgggtgtttagggttaatttaggggcagttatgttaatagggtgtttagggttaatttaggagcagctgtggttaatggggtgtttggggttaatttgaggcagttgtggttaatggtgtgtttagggttaatttaggggatgctgtggttgatggggtctttagggttaatttaggggatgctgtggttaagggggtgttaagggttaatttaggggcagttatggttaatggggagtttagggttaatttaggggaatctaaatcctgggggcagtgaagtgacatatctgggggtataaggcatatacggtatataaggcatatgtggggagggcagtgtggcatgtctggggaggatggagtggtgtatcagggtgtataaggcatatctgggggtagagaagtggcatgtctgggaggcagggtggcatgtctagggaggatggagtggggtatcaggggatataaggcgcatcaggcacagtggcagatgtgggaggcagcgtggagtggcagatgtgggaggcagcatggcgtggcatatgtggggagggcagggtggcatgtctgggcaggatggagtggtgtttcagggggtataaggcgtatcaggcacagtggcatgtggggggtagagtggagtggcatatgtgggaggcagcgtggagtggcatatgtgggaggcagcgtggagtggtatatgtgggaggcagcgtggagtggcatatgtgggaggcagcgtggagtggtatatgtgggaggcagcgtggagtggcatatgtgggaggcagcgtggagtggcatatgtgggaggcagcgtggagtggtatatgtgggaggcagcgtggagtggcatatgtgggaggcagcgtagagtggcatatgtgggaggcagcgtagagtggcatatgtgggaggcagcgtggagtggcatatgtgggaggcagcgtggagtggcatatgtgggaggcagcgtggagtggcagatgtgggaggcagcgtggtgtggtatatgtgggaggcagcgtggagtgctgtggtaggcagcgtggcatatgtgggggggcagcacggcatgtctgggaggcagcgtagcaagcctgggctcaaatgtgcatatattggggggctggttgggaaataaagacaagaaatgtattatcaaagttttttttattctgctgtttgtatttaacatcatttgtttattaaattattttaaataaatgaaaaatttacattcattttttttatccgattaatcgaaaaaataatcggccaactaatcgattattaaaataatcgttagttgcagccctagttcaaACGCAAGTCTTTAAAGTATTAggggattctttttttttttttgcagttgtcCATTGGAATGATTGAAGGTTTTCCCTCTTCGTAAATCTCCGTTCTTTTTCGCAGACGTATCATCAGAAGCCGGAGAAGACGACGAGCCTACAGAAGGCCGCTTTGAAGGACACCAAGCCTCTGTTAACGCCGTCCAGATATTCGAAGGCTTGCTTTATACCTGCTCTGCGGACAAAACCGTCCGCGCTTATAACCTTGTGGTGGGTTAGAACAGAATTCTGCGTAATAGGATTTCAGTAAGCTCGCTCATCAGCGAAGAAAATCATGTTAGCCCCCCCCCCTCAACCATAATAGATTCCTGGCACTCATAATGAGAAACATAGATGGGGTCGGGTGGGCATCCCCTTAGTTTACAACATTGCTACGAAACAAGATGTATTTAGGTAAAGGCTTAATCAGAGTTctgattttgtatgtatttttgttttgttttattgccAATAAATCATTACGTTGAATGAAAAATCGAGGactaagacttttttttaaaaacggaTGAATATaggtaatttaaaaataattagaagCGTTAGAAATATAGCTGCCGAATGGGCTCATGGTAGCACATatcatacatatattaaaataatctgaTCGGTAGGTATATTGTGCTAATGTCTCTTGCTACATCTTCAGTCATGTTTCTGAATCTGTTTGAATTTCAGAATCGGCAGAGCGTGGGGGTCTTCGAAGGCCATGCATCGAAAGTGAACTGTCTTCTGGTAACGCAGACTTACGGAAAGTCTGCGATGCTCTTCACAGGTTCCAGCGACCGCACCATCCGCTGCTACTCCGTCAAGGTATTCTTTCTCCTGCCGCTGTTATATTTGGATCCTGTTACACaatatagatgtttttttttctgttactgTTAAGTTAAATCATATTTGGTGCCGCTCCATAAACCAGCTCATtgctaaaagtatttttttaaggaaatacaGTAAAATCTCCACTTAAAGTGGACCTGTCACCCTCACTATATGCTTAACCAAACTAGTGGCCTCAGATCCACATTATACATAGACGTCAACGAGAAGAGGCGTCTTAAGGTGAAAGACATTGTCTATCCCAGCTTCTTGCTTGCCGTTTAGTGGTTTGAACAAAGTAGGATAGTATGTCGGGCGCGTTATTATTGTGACCAAACATCTGGTTTTGTGTCAATTGACTAGCGTTGGAGCCGGTTCCCCAGGTTAGGATGTTTTTGTGGTCCCTTTTGTGAATTTGAGTCGTTGGGTGAATTCGGTTCTTTGTTGACCTTGATTTCCATCTTCTGTAGACTCAGAAGTTTGTCGAGCAGATTGACCTCGGGGAACGAGTCCTCTGTCTGCACGTGCGATGGAGAATCCTTTATGCGGGTCTTGGCAACGGGACCGTGGTTACTTTTTCCCTTAAGGTGAGTAGATCTCGTGGCAGAAGAAACGTACAAGCGCCTTTGTGATCAGCGACGTAAGATGTAGCACTTGCTGTAAGGAGCCTTCTTGATGCTGCTGAAAAGGGAGTAAGTACTGAATGTTCGATGGAAGGAAGCGGAAAAGTGCTGGTGGTTTCATGGAAGAGCTCGAAGACAACGGGATTGTGAAGGAAGCCGGTGAGGTTTCATAAATGGACAAAACGGGCCAAAGGAAAAGGGACCTCCTTGAAACGCCAGCAGAGATATACAGGGGGAGGAAGACTACAGTTTGTGTACAGGAGGCCTTGATGTTGATGCATTACTGAACTCCTGTGCCTTTGAGCAGAAGAGGGGATAAAATcaattccttttctttctttgtctttcAAGAACAACAAGCAGATTGATGTATTTGAGTGTCACGGCCCCCGGGCGGTTAGCTGCTTGGCAACATCACAAGAGGGGGCTCGTCGGCTGCTGCTCGTGGGATCCTACGATTGTACCATCAGCGTCAGAGATGCTCGGAATGGTCTCCTACTTCGAACTCTTGAAGGACATACAAAGACCGTCCTCTGCATGAAGGTGAGGAGTGCTGGCGCTTACTGGCTTTTCCATGCACGGTATCCAGACAATGGCCTGTTATCCAGCATGATGTTGCGTATTGATCTCGGCTTTTAAATGCTTTCATGCTCAAGTGTTTACGTCGCTGTGCGGAAACAGGGTGGGCGAGCCGTTTGTCCTGATGCATAGAATAATACGCGAGGGCTATTCGAGAGGCTGACGGATTTACCCATGGTATTACGCGGCGTTGGCTCAAGGTCTCCATGAGAGGTGCCCTCTCGGGTTGGCCCCTTCAAGTCGGTTTGCTTGTCTACAGACTCTTAGTTTAGCAGATAAAGCCCagatctatttatctatctttctatatcTTGGCTGTTACTCACATAAGAATAGGTAATTTTCAGAACGGTTTCATTGTGTAAATCCTAATTTCTTACAGGTCGTCAACGATCTTGTGTTCAGCGGATCCAGTGACCAAACGGTTCATGCCCACAACATCCATGTAAGTATACGGATCACACCTAGACCTAAATAAAGCTACTGTGGCCCTCTATTTGTTACACTCTAATGAATTGTGTTGATCATAGCATAAGATAGCTATTCAGTGCTACGAGTAGGCAGTTAGAAGCTGGCTTTGGTAATGTTTCGTGGGTGTATTTATTGACCTTGAACTGCGTAAATAAGATGAAATGATAACATCTGATATGAGCCTTTGGACAAGTGCTCCTCTTCCTTCTGAACGGATCTCCAATGAGTTGTGACATTTGCTGGCATCTATAATTAGATGACTTTTCCTCCTAATTTTCATCCATTTCTTTTTGTCTCAGACCGGGGAGTTGGTGCGCATTTATAAAGGGCACAATCATGCCGTGACGGTGGTCAATATCTTGGGGAAGGTCATGGTGACAGCCTGCTTGGATAAACTTGTTCGTGTCTATGAGCTGCAGGTAAAGAAGATGGCTCTATGTCCGCGTTACTCTTTCTCGGGGTATTCCACCCCgtaaatgaatttaaaatacttaaatgcCCTTTCCTGTAGGGTTGGATTCTGCCAAGGGGCCGCTGCACAAAGATGCGTTGAGCCCCTTACCTTTAAATAGCTGGCATGCTTTAAGGAAAATCGCATCTCGTCGTAGAAAGGAATGGAAACCTTACAGTCGTAGTCGCGCTGCCTAATGTTTTCACCTCTGCACAAGGTGGAGGGTGCTTAAAAATGCTTACTTCTGTCTAGCAAGCATTTATTTATAACGCTTAAGCTGTAATGAGTGTACTCGGCAAGCGAAAGGCCAACCggtcagtgatgtatttatgggCTTTGCTGCCCTAGACCTGTTTATGAATACAGCAGCAACTCTTGATGGCAAAtaaatgtagtggatgcatcaTACAGGCCTAAGGACGTGAgctatatgatataatatatatttaatatttctacCCAAAATAGTGTAACTCGCTTTGACTTGcgtctggtggtaaaattaatTTACGGTAACCTGATTTGTCTTTGTCTCTGCAAGTCCCATGATCGATTACAAGTATACGGTGGACATTCAGACATGATCATGTGTATGGCGATTCACAAAAGCATGGTAGGTgacttatttgtattttgtttgtttgttttcacgTTGTTTTGGTACACGCATAAATACGTACACATTTTTGTTCATAATCTAATGTATCCTTAGAGTTGCAAATTTCCCCTGGCTAACCGGGATATAGCCACACTGGTCCACGAGGATAACTTTTATTGGGACgatataaattaatatgtagAGTCACACGGGCATTTGTGAGACATCCGAGTGTCCTAATGTTCTGTGATTCTATATACTTTTCTATGAAAGGATTTACCTCCTTTGGCTAGAGATGCCAGTGCTTATGGGGAAATGGTATTAGTGTGTGATATAAGCATGCGCGTGTatggtattagtgtgtgtgagtgtgtgatgtaagcatgcgtgtgtatggtgttagtgcgTGTGATGTAAGCATGCGTGTGTatggtattagtgtgtgtgaatgtgtgatgtcagcatgtgtgtgtatggtattagtatgtgtgatg encodes the following:
- the ZNF106 gene encoding zinc finger protein 106 isoform X2, which gives rise to MAPERKCILCHIVYSSKKEMDEHMRGMLHHRELENLKGRDCDHECRVCRVTVVGLSTYAKHISSPLHKANVHALDKEDDAEEAEEVYFDKELIQLINKRKEQSRFGIEMVAQVQSEQEGLDFDKEADLGIESFHWEGTSKCPLSTQKRSLSESSVTDKASVYIFTGHGSDTQIERSSPTTHSTPAASGRNVSSTVTRPSKQEEESVPIAPPEAPNATVLSDLPPAETSQSQIEDVKTHTASDGPQMLQGVSEDVDFGAAGGFTTSTPVDVATDSCESCAELNDGQGAGKKRRATGDGSSCPETPSLERNSKKRKIKRRKERSQVDQLLSISLREEELNNSLLGVENSLQQARTALQNAYIEVQRLMVVKQKLALEMSTMRTQRIQILQGLQQGSSEPASKISKQVNSQEPATPVVSPGSLFSFLLEMPCVAPQASPSGSALLDPGCAFTPPMPQASSVADTFPDSSGSIKQEPNAPEMEEDNMVTSPDQADPPCETDGEACRNSSVYPIITATMSLSELTRGFPQLDMPLSVDRATNSDVPTTSVSCSSTNIEQATGSSEIQSLFPERPSHSQPQEANSCSPRPPEEPRAESTFNASENKAGKKKKKLRKKKTLKAVHVPENSDTEQDTWTSKPIRKIRGWKFSDDTAVSTSTPLGQELGRISEKGGGNCDSDSSVQLVEIPCQKLEVVQIDSDSDDDKPDSPSKMDVVSSMGRSTEANDEVTSTSELGSNYTEEPNVPINRRVSLTRSKNSSDVSSEAGEDDEPTEGRFEGHQASVNAVQIFEGLLYTCSADKTVRAYNLVNRQSVGVFEGHASKVNCLLVTQTYGKSAMLFTGSSDRTIRCYSVKTQKFVEQIDLGERVLCLHVRWRILYAGLGNGTVVTFSLKNNKQIDVFECHGPRAVSCLATSQEGARRLLLVGSYDCTISVRDARNGLLLRTLEGHTKTVLCMKVVNDLVFSGSSDQTVHAHNIHTGELVRIYKGHNHAVTVVNILGKVMVTACLDKLVRVYELQSHDRLQVYGGHSDMIMCMAIHKSMIYTGCYDGSVQAVRLNLMQNYRCGWHGCSLIFGVVDHLKQHLLTDHTNPNFQTLKCRWKNCDAFFTARRGSKQDAVGHMERHADEDSRLNI
- the ZNF106 gene encoding zinc finger protein 106 isoform X1, producing MSSRSKTGTHLPEPNLNNARRIRNVSSHRKSETDKDSGIKPTLRNILNAPRRNINWDLVMHHVMKKKQEMGKGLPRFGIEMVAQVQSEQEGLDFDKEADLGIESFHWEGTSKCPLSTQKRSLSESSVTDKASVYIFTGHGSDTQIERSSPTTHSTPAASGRNVSSTVTRPSKQEEESVPIAPPEAPNATVLSDLPPAETSQSQIEDVKTHTASDGPQMLQGVSEDVDFGAAGGFTTSTPVDVATDSCESCAELNDGQGAGKKRRATGDGSSCPETPSLERNSKKRKIKRRKERSQVDQLLSISLREEELNNSLLGVENSLQQARTALQNAYIEVQRLMVVKQKLALEMSTMRTQRIQILQGLQQGSSEPASKISKQVNSQEPATPVVSPGSLFSFLLEMPCVAPQASPSGSALLDPGCAFTPPMPQASSVADTFPDSSGSIKQEPNAPEMEEDNMVTSPDQADPPCETDGEACRNSSVYPIITATMSLSELTRGFPQLDMPLSVDRATNSDVPTTSVSCSSTNIEQATGSSEIQSLFPERPSHSQPQEANSCSPRPPEEPRAESTFNASENKAGKKKKKLRKKKTLKAVHVPENSDTEQDTWTSKPIRKIRGWKFSDDTAVSTSTPLGQELGRISEKGGGNCDSDSSVQLVEIPCQKLEVVQIDSDSDDDKPDSPSKMDVVSSMGRSTEANDEVTSTSELGSNYTEEPNVPINRRVSLTRSKNSSDVSSEAGEDDEPTEGRFEGHQASVNAVQIFEGLLYTCSADKTVRAYNLVNRQSVGVFEGHASKVNCLLVTQTYGKSAMLFTGSSDRTIRCYSVKTQKFVEQIDLGERVLCLHVRWRILYAGLGNGTVVTFSLKNNKQIDVFECHGPRAVSCLATSQEGARRLLLVGSYDCTISVRDARNGLLLRTLEGHTKTVLCMKVVNDLVFSGSSDQTVHAHNIHTGELVRIYKGHNHAVTVVNILGKVMVTACLDKLVRVYELQSHDRLQVYGGHSDMIMCMAIHKSMIYTGCYDGSVQAVRLNLMQNYRCGWHGCSLIFGVVDHLKQHLLTDHTNPNFQTLKCRWKNCDAFFTARRGSKQDAVGHMERHADEDSRLNI